In the genome of Candidatus Zixiibacteriota bacterium, the window GGCCGCAATTCTGGAACAGAACTACGCTTATGACCTGGTCTCCCCGGAAAAAATCTACGCCAAATATATTGACAAGGAAGTTGACCTGATTGACAAGGACGGCAAGATATTCAGCGGAACACTCCTTTCCTTTTCCGGCGGGGCGGTGGTCCTGAAGGAGAAATCGGGGAAGATTCAGATTGTCCGGATGGACCAGATTACCAACACCAATTTCCCGCAACTTCCGGAAGGTTTGATAACCCGTCCCACCCTTTTCTGGCTGTATGAGTCCAATTTCAGCGGCAGAGCGCTTTGCGATGTCAGTTATCAGACCGGCGGGATGAACTGGATGGCGGAGTATGTGGCGATACTTTCCGATGATGAGAAAATGCTGGACGTGAGCGGATGGTCGTCGATTACCAACAACTCCGGGGCGACTTTCAAAGATGCCACTCTAAAGTTAATTGCCGGCGATATCAGCCGGGTGGCGCAGCCACGATTCAGAGAGATGTATGAGGCGGATGCTCAGATGATGGCAAAGGCAAGTGTCGCCGGATTTGAAGAAAAGGAGTTTTTTGAGTACCATCTGTACACCCTGCCCCGCAAGGCAACCCTGGCGAATAATGAAATCAAACAGATTTCACTTTTTGAGCCGGCCCGGACCGCGGTTACCAAGGAATTCCATTATGAGCCGGAATTGAATGCCCAGAAAGTGCGGGTGGAATTGCGCTTTGTCAATTCCAGACAGGATGGTCTGGGGATACCGCTTCCGGCCGGGCGCGTCCGCGCTTTCAAAGCCGATTCCGATGGCTCAATGGTGCTTTTGGGTGAAGACCGGATAAAGCATACCCCCAAAGATGAAAAAGTAAATCTCAAGATTGGATTTGCCTTT includes:
- a CDS encoding DUF4139 domain-containing protein — its product is MIKKGVGVKRKSLNSVIAAAIMILCGAALADEVAVTIYNSNLGVVRERRELEFKKGQGMLSFVDVPSMIDATSVGFELADKNRSAAILEQNYAYDLVSPEKIYAKYIDKEVDLIDKDGKIFSGTLLSFSGGAVVLKEKSGKIQIVRMDQITNTNFPQLPEGLITRPTLFWLYESNFSGRALCDVSYQTGGMNWMAEYVAILSDDEKMLDVSGWSSITNNSGATFKDATLKLIAGDISRVAQPRFREMYEADAQMMAKASVAGFEEKEFFEYHLYTLPRKATLANNEIKQISLFEPARTAVTKEFHYEPELNAQKVRVELRFVNSRQDGLGIPLPAGRVRAFKADSDGSMVLLGEDRIKHTPKDEKVNLKIGFAFDVSASEKVTNYERISDRVEERSYEISLRNHKKEDITINVKKKLWGEWKILNSNFEFEKEDANTIIFKIPVKANETVLLNFTARTS